The following are encoded together in the Brassica napus cultivar Da-Ae chromosome A9, Da-Ae, whole genome shotgun sequence genome:
- the LOC125578120 gene encoding cilia- and flagella-associated protein 251-like, protein MLSKRLGKRRITSITEQEADDNAQKENEKEKENNEADKQEKEDSESETEIDELNQLKERSRADANKLWKELEAEEKDDEEEVGGKQDEEEGEEKESETSEEEKENSEDDEKVEEKVVESEAEGEDDQEEIGGKEDQEEEVEGKESETSEEEKEKIENDEAEIEKVVESEAGDQEVEGKEDQAEINKPRIKVEINEFGVEEEINEPQVETNRSNETPTPPRGNRT, encoded by the coding sequence ATGTTGAGCAAGAGGTTGGGAAAGAGAAGGATAACGTCGATAACTGAGCAAGAGGCTGATGACAATGCTCAGAAAgagaatgaaaaagaaaaagaaaataacgaGGCTGATAAGCAAGAGAAGGAAGACAGTGAGAGTGAGACTGAGATTGATGAGTTGAACCAATTGAAGGAGAGAAGTAGAGCAGATGCTAATAAACTGTGGAAGGAACTTGAAGCTGAAGagaaagatgatgaagaagaggttGGAGGGAaacaagatgaagaagaaggtgaagagaaaGAGTCTGAAACCAGTGAGGAAGAAAAGGAGAACAGTGAGGATGATGAGAAAGTTGAAGAAAAAGTGGTGGAATCTGAGGCTGAAGGGGAAGATGATCAAGAAGAGATTGGAGGGAAAGaggatcaagaagaagaagttgaaggaaaaGAGTCTGAAACCAGTGaggaagaaaaggagaaaattgAGAATGATGAAGCAGAGATAGAAAAAGTGGTGGAATCTGAGGCTGGGgatcaagaagttgaaggaaaAGAGGATCAAGCAGAAATTAATAAACCTCGGATTAAGGTAGAGATCAATGAGTTTGGGGTTGAGGAAGAGATTAATGAGCCTCAGGTTGAGACGAATAGATCCAATGAAACTCCAACACCACCACGTGGGAATCGGACATAG